In a genomic window of Sphingomonas koreensis:
- a CDS encoding PilZ domain-containing protein, translating into MRGSADAPEWNSILDQRSGKRFTTLFRVARVVTDAGAQHLCLIRNIGAGGLMLETYVPFGFGTAVRVEPKGCAPVNGKICWVRDKNAGVAFDAPIDVAAYLSLNQPPDMQETPRGPRLTVGRRARLRVGVMWHVVELIDLSQKGAKVQSDLPMEMDAGVELMVERLAPLSGRIRWMKEDRIGIEFSTAIALADLAEWASTLPGADIPPPMD; encoded by the coding sequence GTGCGAGGCTCTGCGGACGCGCCGGAATGGAACTCGATCCTCGATCAGCGCTCCGGCAAGCGCTTCACGACGCTGTTCCGCGTGGCCCGCGTCGTCACCGATGCGGGTGCGCAGCACCTCTGCCTGATCCGCAATATCGGCGCGGGCGGGCTGATGCTCGAGACCTATGTCCCGTTCGGGTTCGGCACCGCGGTGCGGGTCGAGCCCAAGGGCTGCGCGCCGGTCAACGGCAAGATCTGCTGGGTCAGGGACAAGAATGCGGGCGTGGCGTTCGATGCGCCGATCGACGTGGCGGCGTATCTCAGCCTCAACCAGCCGCCGGACATGCAGGAGACCCCGCGCGGACCGCGGCTGACCGTCGGACGCCGCGCGCGGCTGCGCGTCGGGGTGATGTGGCATGTCGTCGAGCTGATCGACCTCTCCCAGAAGGGGGCGAAGGTGCAGAGCGACCTGCCAATGGAGATGGATGCCGGCGTCGAGCTGATGGTCGAGCGGCTGGCGCCGCTGTCCGGACGGATCCGCTGGATGAAGGAAGACCGGATCGGCATCGAGTTCTCGACCGCGATCGCGCTGGCCGACCTGGCCGAATGGGCAAGCACATTGCCCGGCGCGGACATCCCGCCGCCGATGGACTGA
- a CDS encoding NRDE family protein, with protein MCVLALAWHAHPDWRLVAAGNRDERHDRAAAPLARWMAPGPRANPVIAGRDLVAGGTWLGLNEDGRFAAVTNVRGETPDPGRQSRGALVTGMLAGDEPADLEAYNPFNLIAIEPEGPMFLTNRPQPLRRPLGAGMHGLSNGLLDTLWPKTLRLQAGVAGWLAAGDAAIEPLFAALADERPAGTPEREETDGFEPVHSPVFIRNSVYGTRCSTVVTVDAEGRGRIAERRFHADGAPAGETLLRFHWP; from the coding sequence ATGTGTGTTCTGGCGCTGGCATGGCATGCGCATCCTGACTGGCGGCTGGTGGCAGCGGGGAACCGCGACGAGCGGCACGACCGTGCCGCGGCGCCGCTGGCGCGCTGGATGGCGCCCGGACCAAGGGCAAACCCGGTCATCGCCGGGCGCGACCTGGTGGCGGGCGGCACCTGGCTGGGGTTGAACGAGGACGGGCGGTTCGCGGCGGTGACCAATGTGCGCGGCGAGACGCCCGATCCGGGCCGGCAATCGCGCGGGGCACTGGTGACCGGCATGCTGGCGGGGGACGAACCCGCGGATCTGGAGGCGTACAACCCTTTCAACCTGATCGCGATCGAGCCCGAGGGACCGATGTTCCTGACCAACCGGCCGCAGCCGTTGCGGCGGCCGCTGGGCGCGGGGATGCATGGCCTCTCCAACGGGTTGCTCGACACGCTGTGGCCCAAGACGCTCCGGCTGCAGGCCGGGGTGGCGGGCTGGCTGGCGGCGGGGGATGCGGCGATCGAGCCGCTGTTCGCGGCACTGGCCGACGAGCGGCCGGCGGGGACGCCCGAACGCGAAGAGACGGATGGATTCGAGCCGGTGCATTCGCCGGTGTTCATCCGCAATTCCGTCTATGGGACGCGGTGCAGCACGGTGGTGACGGTGGATGCGGAGGGGCGCGGGCGGATCGCCGAGCGGCGCTTCCACGCCGACGGCGCGCCCGCGGGCGAGACGCTGTTGCGCTTTCACTGGCCGTGA